One Manduca sexta isolate Smith_Timp_Sample1 chromosome 28, JHU_Msex_v1.0, whole genome shotgun sequence DNA window includes the following coding sequences:
- the LOC115451417 gene encoding NAD(P) transhydrogenase, mitochondrial-like yields the protein MCGCLRILKAYKPVPRSWHCRLSSSSAAAPPTPGVPYTKLSIGVPKEIWQDERRVAVVPAVVSKLVKKGFSVNVEENAGFLANFNNQLYEEAGAKVTSLKDTFQSDIILKVRPIVDNEVPHLRDEGTLISFLYPAQNQDLIKKMADRKMNAFAMDCIPRISRAQAFDALSSMANVAGYRAVIEAAAHFPRFFSGQMTAAGRVPPCRVLVVGGGVAGLAAAAQARCMGAAVRAFDTRPAVREQIESLGATFVTMDMKEEGAGEGGYAKEMSQEFLDAERALLGKEARTSDVVISTALIPGKPAPLLILEDAVRDMAPGSVIVDLAAEMGGNVETTKKGQITKTHGVTHIGLTDLPSRMPAHASTLYANNISGFLFSLGTDDHFHINLEDEVTRGAVVLKAGELLWPPPPPPSMAPAQAAAKPTAVKAEPPNPFNETLKDAFLYSTGLASLIGLGIASPNPAFTTMTTTLALAGVVGYHTVWGVVPALHSPLMSVTNAVSGITAVGGLLLMGGGYVPETPVQWLASTAALISFVNVFGGFMVTQRMLDMFKRPGDPPEYGYLYAIPAAALMGGYITTAMQGYPEVHQMAYLAASLCCVGALAGLSSQATARKGNYLGMIGVAGGIAATLGALTPSAEVLAQMLGVAGVGGLIGGTIAKKIEITDLPQLVAGFHSLVGMAAVLTCLATYMHDFPAMAMDPTAATLKTSLFLGTYIGGITFTGSLVAYGKLQGSLSSAPLLLPGRHAINAGLLAGSLGCGGALLAFPEAPGLPLLSAAAVLSGIQGLTLTAAIGGADMPVVITVLNSYSGWALCAEGFMLNNSLMTIVGALIGSSGAILSYIMCKAMNRSLPNVILGGYGVTSGGTARPAGATHTELNVDSVADLIYRASNIIITPGYGLCVAKAQYPIAELVELLKSAGKKVRFAIHPVAGRMPGQLNVLLAEAGVPYDDVYEMEEINEEFPETDLVLVIGANDTVNSAAEDDPNSPIAGMPVLKVWKSNQVVVMKRSMGVGYAAVDNPIFYNPNTAMLLGDAKKTCDALLERVKHLAA from the exons ATGTGTGGGTGTTTAAGAATATTGAAGGCATATAAGCCAGTGCCGCGGTCCTGGCACTGCAGGCTCTCTAGCAGCTCTGCAGCTGCCCCTCCTACCCCAGGAGTGCCTTACACCAAACTTAGTATTGGAGTGCCTAAAGAGATATGGCAAGATGAAAGAAG AGTTGCTGTAGTACCTGCTGTTGTTAgcaaattagtaaaaaaaggtTTCAGTGTCAATGTAGAAGAGAATGCTGGGTTCTTAgcaaattttaataaccaaCTTTATGAAGAGGCTGGGGCCAAAGTAACTAGCTTAAAGGATACATTCCAGTCTG atattattttaaaagtccgTCCAATAGTAGACAATGAAGTGCCACATTTAAGGGATGAAGGAACACTTATATCATTTCTATATCCAGCTCAAAAtcaagatttaattaaaaagatggCTGATAGGAAAATGAATGCATTTG CTATGGATTGTATCCCTAGGATTAGTCGCGCCCAGGCTTTCGACGCACTCAGCTCGATGGCGAACGTAGCCGGGTACCGTGCAGTTATTGAGGCAGCAGCACACTTCCCCAGATTCTTCTCAG GTCAGATGACGGCGGCGGGTCGCGTGCCGCCGTGCCGCGTGCTGGTGGTGGGCGGCGGCGTGGCGGGGCTGGCGGCGGCTGCGCAGGCGCGCTGCATGGGCGCCGCCGTGCGCGCCTTCGACACGCGCCCCGCCGTGCGCGAGCAGATCGAGAGCCTCGGCGCCACCTTCGTCACCATGGACATGAAG GAAGAGGGAGCCGGGGAAGGTGGATACGCTAAGGAAATGAGTCAAGAGTTCCTGGACGCTGAGCGGGCGCTCCTGGGCAAGGAAGCGAGGACCTCTGACGTGGTCATCAGCACCGCGCTCATCCCCGGCAAACCTGCCCCACTTCTTATCTTAGAG GATGCTGTACGGGACATGGCCCCTGGTAGCGTTATTGTTGACCTCGCAGCGGAGATGGGCGGAAACGTTGAAACAACAAAGAAGGGCCAAATCACAAAAACACACGGCGTCACACACATCGGTCTCACGGACTTGCCGAGTCGCATGCCGGCACACGCCTCCACTCTCTACGCCAATAATATCTCCGGATTTCTATTCAGTTTGG GTACGGATGATCACTTCCACATTAACCTGGAGGACGAGGTGACGCGCGGCGCGGTGGTGCTGAAGGCGGGCGAGCTGCTgtggccgccgccgccgccgcccagcATGGCGCCTGCGCAGGCGGCCGCCAAGCCCACCGCCGTCAAGGCCGAACCACCCAATCCATTCAACGAGACGCTCAAAGATGCCTTCTTATATTCTACTG GTTTAGCCTCTCTGATTGGTTTGGGAATAGCGTCACCCAACCCGGCATTCACAACAATGACTACCACCTTGGCTTTGGCAG GTGTTGTGGGATACCATACAGTGTGGGGCGTGGTGCCGGCGCTGCACTCTCCTCTCATGTCTGTGACTAACGCCGTGTCAGGTATCACTGCCGTCGGCGGATTGCTGCTTATGGGCGGCGGATACGTGCCCGAAACACCAGTGCAG tggTTAGCAAGCACAGCGGCTTTAATCTCATTTGTTAACGTGTTTGGTGGATTTATGGTGACGCAACGGATGCTTGACATGTTCAAGAG GCCCGGTGACCCACCAGAATACGGCTATTTGTACGCGATTCCGGCTGCTGCCCTCATGGGCGGGTATATTACCACAGCAATGCAG GGTTACCCTGAGGTACATCAAATGGCGTATCTAGCCGCCTCATTGTGTTGTGTCGGCGCGCTTGCAGGACTTAGCTCGCAGGCGACAGCCCGCAAAGGAAATTACCTAGGCATG ATCGGCGTGGCGGGCGGCATCGCGGCGACGCTGGGCGCGCTGACGCCGAGCGCGGAGGTGCTCGCGCAGATGCTGGGCGTGGCCGGCGTCGGCGGCCTCATCGGCGGAACCATCGCCAAGAAAATCGAGATCACTGATCTGCCTCAGTTGGTCGCCGGTTTTCACAG tttGGTCGGAATGGCAGCCGTGCTGACGTGTCTCGCGACGTACATGCACGACTTCCCGGCGATGGCGATGGATCCCACGGCGGCCACGCTCAAAACATCTCTCTTCCTCGGTACATACATCGGTGGAATTACATTTAC TGGATCCCTAGTGGCTTACGGCAAGCTGCAAGGCTCGCTATCATCGGCGCCACTGTTGTTGCCTGGCCGTCACGCCATCAATGCTGGCCTGTTGGCTGGCTCGCTAGGCTGCGGCGGAGCTCTCTTAGCGTTCCCTGAAGCCCCGGGCTTGCCCTTGCTGTCTGCTGCGGCCGTGCTTAGTGGCATCCAGGGTCTGACGCTCACTGCCGCTATTGGAG GAGCGGACATGCCGGTCGTTATAACTGTACTGAACAGCTACTCCGGCTGGGCGCTGTGTGCCGAAGGCTTCATGCTCAACAACTCTTTGATGACAATCGTCGGCGCTCTCATCGGCAGTTCTGGAGCTATCCTTTCCTACATTATGTGCAAG GCGATGAACCGATCGCTGCCCAACGTGATCTTGGGTGGGTACGGCGTGACGAGCGGCGGCACCGCGCGCCCCGCCGGCGCCACGCACACTGAACTCAACGTAGACTCCGTCGCCGATCTCATTTACCGCGCCTCCAACATCATTATTACACCAG GTTATGGTCTATGCGTGGCGAAAGCGCAATATCCCATTGCTGAACTAGTCGAGTTATTAAAATCTGCCGGAAAGAAAGTGCGATTTGCCATACATCCTGTAGCCG GTCGTATGCCCGGCCAGCTTAATGTGTTGCTCGCCGAGGCCGGTGTTCCTTATGATGATGTGTATGAAATGGAGGAAATCAATGAGGAGTTCCCTGAAACAGATCTCGTACTTGTTATTG gtGCTAACGACACGGTGA